cgactggttagacagagtttctGTGAGATGCCTAGGACTCAGgattatgacctcagttttgtctgtgtttaacaataagGAATTCTGGGTCATCCAAAGACTCGGTGATGTCTTTAAGACGGTTTTGAAATCGAATTAAATGGTTCAGTTCGTCTGGTTTCGTAGATAAATATGagtgggtgtcatctgcatagcagtgaaagagaatgttatgttttctcATAATATTGCCGAATGGtaacatgtataaattaaagagtATTGGACCAAGAAccgaaccttgtggaactccatgattaactttagTGTATGATGAGTATTCATCATTAGCGCTAACAAAGTGGAATCTATTTGGTAAATAAGAACTGAACCAGCTTAATGCTGTCCCTCCAATCCCAACCTCCTGCTCTAATCTGAGAAGGACAATGTTCTGGTCAATCTAACATGAGCAGCATGGAGACAAGACCCTGGTCAGAGGCTGGGAGAATATCATatgaaagttttaaaagtgcTGACTCTGTACTGTGGTGCATTCTAAATCCAGACTGATCGGCCTCCTGCAGGTCATTTCTCTGGAGGTGATCGAGCAGCTGATTTACAACGAAATTCTAGGAACGCctctttaaagagctgagtGGGGGATGGGGTCCAGCAAGCAGGTAGAAGTTTTAGAGGATGAGACTACAGAAGATGTGAAAGGGTGATCTGGGAGAACTGATCTAACGTGAGTCTGGGTCGACACTTGTTTCATAGTTGACAGTTTGTGAGTGTTTGGGGAGTAAAGGTGAATTTTCTCTCTGCTAGTTTCagttttatcagtgaagaagtgaataaaatcattgCTGCTCAGTGACAATGGGATTGTTGGTTCAATAGAGCTGTGGCTCTtggtcagcctggctacagtgctgaagagaaacctggggttgttcttattgtcCTCTATTAGTCTGGAGTAACATGAGGTTCTGGCACGTTGAAGAGCATGTTTATACACTTCAAGGCTACTCCTCCAGGAAGTAAGATTAACTTCAGAGCAGGCggagcgccacttcctctctaaccTCCGTGTTGCCTGTTTTAGGGTCTGAGTTTCCGAAGTAAACCACAGAGTGAACCTCCTCTGACGAATTAACTTCTTTTTCAGAGGAGCAGTACTATCAGGGACAGTTTGAAGTCCTGAGGTTGTACTATCCACTAAGTTATCGAGTTCTGCGGGAGCGAGGTTGATTATCGTTCGTATAGGATGATTAAATAATCAGGTTTATGTTGTTTGAGGGTGGGAAAGACAAAGGGTGAGGCTTTCAAACGATGTGAAACGTTCTGTAACTCGAGGGGTGATTGTAAGGTAAGAGTTGTATATTGCTGCTacccctccacctctacctGTACTTCAGGGAATATGTGTGTTACTGTGGGTTGCAGGTGTAGCTTCACTGAGGATCACAGATTCATCCAGTTGGAGCCAGGATTCTGTTCTACAGAATAAATCTAATTAGTGATCACTAATCATTGATCAGTAGAGACTTGGACCTGAGTGATCTGACGTTTAGTAAGCCACATCTAATTTTCCTATGTTTAGATTCTGTGACATGGGTTGTGTTGATTTTGACCAGGTTACTGTGGACTGCTCTtctccttcctgtctgtctAATGGGGACATTATGAGTTTTGGGGGCAGACGCAGTGTTTATCATAGATGTAGGTGACTGATCCAGAAGTGCAGAGAAGTGTCTGCAACTCAGCTGCCTGGTCTCGACTCCGAATTGTCTAGTGAAATAAGTTATAATATTTCTAGCCCCAAGAGAGGCTCCATTACACCATCTCTCCTCATGAGACCAGGCTTTCCCCAGAACCTCCTGCATCGCCCACAGTACTTATATTACTTATTACCATAGTTCAGATCAAGCTTACAAACGTCACAGGAGGCATACAAGTGCACGGCCACCTCAGCAATTATGAAAAGTATAACAAGCATCCCCCGCCATTCCTCTGGGAGCGGTCCCTCTGGGAGCGGTCCCTCTGGGTGCGATCCCTCTGGGTGCGATCCCTCTGGGAGCGGTCCCTCTGGGTGCGATCCCTCTGGAGGTTCTCAGACATGCGGTCGTCAATGCATCATGTTTCACTCCATGTCCGGCGAGTTGCTTCTCCTTCTCTGGAGGAGcgcaggagctggagaagaagtTAGAGTGGAAATGCACATCCAGACTGAACCTGCAATTTATGCAGAACTTTAAGGCTAAAGCTATCAATGATATATTTATGCATGTTAGTGAGTAATGAAATCAACCAAACAGCAGATTACTGAAGTCCtgcataaaacacaaactactAAAAACTTCAAATCAGCATTGAATCCTGCAGCTAACATGTCAACACTACTACAAGAGAACTGCAATCTCTGAGACTGATTCTTAGTTCACGCTCAGATGACTCTTAGCTGAAGGAATGCAGAGATACTGCATCTGACTTTGCAGACGACACAAGATTTGTCAAACACTGATTTCAGTCTGGTCGTAAAGGACGATCTGATCGAAGTCCAAACAGAGGAATAGTAATCACATGGTtacaatgaataataatgagaaaaatCACAACATGAATAGATCGAGAAATCCTCAGAAACACGCTGCGGTGTTAAAGTAATGAAGCGTTAACTGATCAACAATATATGAATCCTCGTGACATTTCATGTAAACAGGATCAAAATGCTCAAAGTGATGGAGAGCAGCTCTGTCCACAGATGTCCTGTTTGCTCTGGACACACACGTCCTCTCCGGATCTCAAGGATCCACATTCTGTACCTGCTCACATTCAGaaaccctgcagctgctgcagcagctgtgaaaCTGAGGAGAGAACCGACAAGTCAGCACACGTATGTTGAGAGTGTGAGTGGGAGGGCCCTCAAGCGTGTGGGCCTGTTTACAGGAATCTGTGAAGTGTGGTGATGTCATAATCAGCAACCTCCCCCGCCATCCTTCTGGAAGTGATCCCTCTGGAAGTGATCCCTCTGGAAGTGATCCCTCTGGAAGTGATCCCTCTGGAAGTGATTCCTCTGGAAGTGATCCCTCTGGAAGTGATCCCTCTGGAAGTGATCCCTCTGGAAGTGATTCCTCTGGAAGTGATCCCTCTGGAAGTGATCCCTCTGGAAGTGATCCCTCTGGAAGTGATCCCTCTAGAAGTGATTCCTCTGGAAGTGATCCCTCTGGAAGTGATTCCTCTGGAAGTGATCCCTCTGGAAGTGATCCCTCTGGAAGTGATCCCTCTGGAAGTGATTCCTCTGGAAGTGATCCCTCTGGAAGTGATCCCTCTGGAAGTGATCCCTCTGGAAGTGATCCCTCTGGGAGCCATTCCTCTCGGGTGACCTGTCTGTCCTGAGACAGCTATAACACAGATCGTGGCAGCGGCAGCTCGTCGAGACGCTTCTGGTGGCAACAGAACTGCCACTGATTTGGAAACGCAGCCGTCACAGCTGCCATATTGTTGgtaattgtgttttttggaCTGCATTCAAAAATTCAGTGATATTACTGTTGGATACGTGGAGGCTGTGTTACATCTGCTGTCAGAAAACTTTTGCGGACATCAATATTACTAATTGCACTGTAACACTTCACCGCACTACCATCTGTACATTCCGATATTCccatatgtttatttatattcatatctttcagaatcagaatcagaatcagaattcttttatttgccaggtatgtttgcacatacaggaaattgccttggtgtcattggtgcactacttatgtacataaaacaacaatatataagaaattgaataaaataaaataaaatagaataaaataaaataaaataaaataaaataaaataaaataaagtatatacatatatacagtaacagAGTACTTTATCTGATTCAGTGTCTTTTTCTGCAGAAATATCTTTTTCTGCAAAtcagatagtttttttttatgtactgTTAGTTTCCATTTATCAGCAAAACGAGTAGAAAATGTCCGTCACTTGTGTTCGGTCTCGCAGCTTGAGGTCTCACGGTGTTGGCCTGTTGTCAGTCACACTTGTCAGTTGAATCAGATTAGTCAGAACTTTATTGGTCTCTTAATTTAAATTCCAGAAGCATTACGAGACgatgaaaagaaataataaaaagaaagatgtAAAAACACGGTGATGTAACCAGTTTCTGATGCCAAGAGGAATGTCGTCTTTCTGTGGAATCATTTTTATCCAGGCGACATTTTCAGATTGTTGTtacatgttctctctctctctctctctctctctctctcttctctctctcgctcttctctctctctcttctctctctctcttctctctctctctcttctctctcgctcttctctctctctctctctcttctctctctctctctctctctcgctcttctctctctctctctctctctctctctctctctctctctctctctcttctctctcgctcttctctctctctctctctctcgctcttctctctctcgctcttctctctctcgctcttctctctctctcttctctctctctcttctctctctctctcgctcttctctctctctctctcgctcttctctctctctcttctctctctctctctctctcttctctctctctctctctcgctcttctctctctctctctcgctgttctctctctccccagtaTCCATTTGGGTGCCTCCCATTTCTCTGtaccctgtgtctgtgttgtgtcagcatctctgttgtgtctgtgtctgttttgtgactgtgtgtctgttgtgtctgtgtctgtgttgtgtcagtgtctgtgttgtgtctgtgtctgttttgtgactgtgtccatgtctgtgttgtgtctgtgtctgtgtccatgtctctgttgtgtctgtgtccatgtctgtgtctgtgtccatgtctgtgttgtgtctgtgtctgtgtccatgtctctgttgtgtctgtgtccatgtctgtgactgtgtccatgtctgtgttgtgtctgtgtctgtgtccatgtctctgttgtgtctgtgtctgtgttgtgtctgtgtctgtgttgtgtctgtgtctgtgttgtctctGTTCGTTTATACTCGGCCATGATTCTGGGTCAGGCCACAGctcttcatccacatcacacTCTAACATTGTCCCAAATCATAACATCAGTATTCCGCTCCATCATCTCGAGTTCTGTTCATGTGCAGACGACTCATCTCTAAGACCAGGAGAGGTGAGAAGGTGCTGGGTGTTACAGCACATGACCAGAGTGACACGATGGTGAAGAACACCCCGGCTGCTTACAGCAGCACACGGTGTTATATTACTGCACCACCATCAGAAATTGCCActcttcgtcttcctctccctcctcttcccctccctccttcttgtcctccacctccacctcctcttacacacactcgtcctctgtgtctctgatccaTTGTTGTCGTGAGCTTGCAGGACCAACCTGCTGCACTCTGAACTTACATTGGTTTTCATGTTGTCAcgacatgaagagaaacaagtgtGATCGAGTTTGAATCGTTGTGTTCAGTGGACGACACGTGTGTTTCACTTGTGTTCATATTTTACTGCTGGTTTTCACCGTTATGCGTCACAAGTGCATCACAGAGACTCTCGCTGTGTTTTACTGCGTGAGACTGTGTTCAGAGTTTTGAAAGaggaaggactgagacctgcaGATAGTGTTTCACTGGGTGAGGATAGTTCATGGTTCAGTCAAACTGATGCTCACTTCAGTGACTGAGTTCAGTGTTTTACCAGTACTACACCAGCAGGTGGCGACAAATCCAGCGCATCCAGACACACATATGTTTACTTCCGGGTCACgcctctctctttcctgtcgGCCATTTGTCGGAGTCGGTGAGTTCCTCTCGCGCTCTCGTCTTTAAACCTTCGATCCGCTGGATTCCGTCGGTTGTTCGGTGATAATCTGGACCGACTGTGACCGTGTGTCTGCGCGGGTGCGTGTCCTCGGTGTGTGACGCTGGAAGTGTGTCTAAGTATCCGCAGTTTGTCGAGTGTGTGAGCGGCCACATGCCGTCGTGATgcgagccccccccccccctcatgctAACCGATGCTAAGCGGCTAACACCGCGGGACGGTCGCGTGTAGCTCGGACGGTTCTGTCGGAGTTTTAACCGAACACGAGGCTGCGAACGAGGCGTCGTGTGTCAACATGGTGCCGCTAGCATGGTGCCGTTAGCTCTTGTGTTAGCATGGTGCTGTTAGCGCTTGTGTTAGCATGGAACTGTTAGCATGGTGTCGTTAGCTAGCTAGCATCGGAGACTGGGTGTGTGGTCGTGACCGAGGTTTGATTCCCTGTGTTGCAGGTTTGTAGGTGACCACCGGTACAAGACCAAACATGCAGAACGACGCTGGAGAATTCGTGGACTTGTACGTCCCCCGCAAATGGTGAGTGTCCACGTCCAGCGTGTCCATCACAGCCGGGGGGGTGTCGGGGACATGTCTCTGTGTCGGTGCTGATCCGGAAAACCAGAACACGTGGAGACGTTCAGCACGTTTCAGAAAAACCACTGACTCCAGATCTGCTCACTCCTGAAACTCTCATCGGTGgaggacagtgagacagacaagttaaaataaaatgactgaaacatCTGCGTCAGGTGAACAACGTGACACACGTCTGATCTGAAGTCAGTGCAAAGACCAGGAGCCACAAGCACCTGACCACAGAGAGTTTCTAGATCTGGGATGAACAAAGTAAAACTACTTAAACATGAAGGAAGAGAAACTGAGCGCTCTTCAGGGACCTGGTCCTTCATTAGCTTTGAGAACAGCTAAGACTTTGAAACACGTTCTCACTCAACCATTAATCTGCTCttgataataataaagtcaTCGGTGTTaatggagaaataaagaaatgagctctttgtgtttcagtgatttaaatgtttcccATTAACTGATGTCAGCCTCAGTTCTCCCCTTTGTTAAATTAATATTCTCACAGTTCAAATCATTTTCGGTGTTTGTAAGTTTTTTAAACCAGACtctgatttcatttgttttgatgagAATTGTGGAGCTGAAACACAAACGGACAGAATCTCATGATTTCATGATAAAAATCGTTTTCAGTAAAAAAGGTGATTTAATTTGATCGGCTGATTTTTAAAATTGTCCAAAATGAGCAGTTCACgagtatttaaacattttatacgACCTTGTCTACAGAATTCAGAAAACACGTCAAGAGTATTCTTGTAAAACTTTTACATTTCCGAGTCGTTTGTTCCTGTTTACGCTCAAACTAGATGATCAAAGTTCTTTGTCATGAAGGATGAAAATGTCTTTgacaatattttaataaataattcacTTGTATTGCAGCTCTGCTAGCAACAGAATAATTGGAGCCAAGGACCATGCCTCCATCCAGATGAACATTGCTGaggtaaaataagaaaatgtaaagttgtCATAGTAAATGTATCAGGAGTCATTTACAGACTCTGTGAAGAAGAGTCACACAGAAGCTGTGAAACAAACAGTTCTCATCACCGATGGTTTAAAGATGCAGGTTTAAACTGTGTCTCCAGTGAAGTGACTCTTATATTAAAGTTGAAGTGTGAACACAGTCTGAGGAGAAATGCTCTcgtgtctcatccttccaccaagtgtcagGGAAATGGTTCTGTGGTCTTTGCgttcaacatgtttgttttaaaacccTTTCTTGAAACGTGTCATTGTAGTTCTTACCCAGTGTGCACTGTGTTCTGCAGGTCGACAAGGTGACTGGTCGTTTCAACGGTCAGTTCAAGACCTACGCCATCTGTGGCGCCATCCGCAGAATGGTAAGTCAGAGTGAGCGTTGAACACACCCGGTGCACGTCCATCATTTCAGTTCACAAAGAccaagtgaacatttgattTTTCCTCCTGCAGGGTGAGTCTGATGACTCCATCCTGAGGCTGGCGAGGGACGACACCATTGTCGCAAAGTAAGTGCAGATATTTacctggaggtgtgtgtgtgtgtgagagagagagagagacaaaagaatGGAAGAATAAGGATTGTGGTTAACGTTCCTCCAGCATCAAACTTGGTACTTTAATGTCGTTTTATTTGAGAATCCTCAAATCCTTCATATCCTTAAAATGTGTACAACCTCAACCTAAAGGTTCTTCACTTcagtaaaacataataaatatatgaaattgTGTTACTAGTGAGTGCACGTcacctgaaactgaagcagataAATTGAATTTGACCCCgattcattaaaatatattatatatataataaacactTTGCAGTTTGAGTTGATAGTTTGTCTGTTAACATCTTTGATTTGGGaactaaaacctttttcttGTTGTCTTTCAGGAACTTCTGAGTGTGACGCTGGAactttgttaaataaaatggtgaagaaaaaaaaaaagttgttgttgCCATTGTAATTTCTAAACTCAAGAAGAAGGTTTACGTGAAACGGGTCGGTTAAAGGTTTCGTGTTTTAGTATCGAGCTTGGACGTTGTTCTGTTCAGTGGAACGTCAGTTAGATTTTCCTGCGGAGGATCATGGATCCAGCTGATGTGTCGACTCGGTGGAAtcaaaaggtaaaaacaaaggcGACGCAGCCGTAAGATAAACTGAATGTGTTAAATAAGAGACTACaacaaaatgtctttaaaagaaatttaGATGTTATCTAGAAGATGTTTCTGTTAATCTAAAtcacagctcaacaacacaacctCTGTCCAGCTGAGTTTAAAATGTCTGTCACAGGAAAACACCCTGAGGTCTTTCAATGCAAAACATTCAATGAGCTCGGAGTCGAGTCAAACAGCTGAATACTTGAGTTTATTTTCTAACTTCTGAAGAGATCTCCGCTCGTGACAAGTTAAAACCAGAGGGATGGATTTGGAATCAGAAGCATTTTGTGTTACTGAGCTGACACTCCGGTCTGTGGAATAAAAAACTGAACGAGTTGTAGAGAATCATCTGAAACAGTCGAAGATCAACATAATGTGAGAACTTGAAAATCTTACAAGAATCTAATTCTGACTTTTTAACCAAACCTCAAAATGCCTGATGCTGTCGTAGTATTTTCTGTTGTCTTCGTtatattaattcatttattaattgaagaaattaagaaaatcaTCGAGTTGATGGTTTGTGatgaaagagaaaattaaaCCTGCTCAGTGAATATTGATTCTCGTCTAAATCCTCTGCATCGTTTCAAATAGCTGTTTAGATCAGAGTtgacatttttaatgaattagATTATTGTGAATGATGTTGAAGCCAAATGTAATCAGGAGCCCCTCCCTGCTGTACCTCATtgtgaccagcagagggcggtGTTGTACAGGATAtgttctaataataataataatatagaataTTTCTATTTACGAACCGGGACTAAAGTGTCACTAACATTGATTTGTATTGATTCCGTCTCTTGTAACTATAATATGAGAACCACGTGActcatgcttttattgattatGTAGTCTGTTATAGTGTTTCCTCAGATGTGTGAAACAGCGCCCCCTTCAGACTACAGCTCTGCTCATCGCTgaacagaaaaagaacaaattgCACATCATGTTAGACTCAATTTAAAATAGAGTCATCGGAGGTAAAGTTATTTAACGAGCTGCTGATAAAtatcctgcagcagctgtagacacgtgtgtgtgtgtgtgtgtttaattgatTTGATCTGTGAAACTCCAATTAGAAGAGTCAGAAACCCGCCCACTCATAGTGCTGTGATTGACAGGTAGTAGCCTCCAGCTCTTGGTCATGCTCCGCCCCCGGCTCCTCCACGCAGTGGATCCTTTAATAAAGTGTTTGATGGACACTGAGGTGGGACTCTCTGACGGTGGCGTGTTATAGAAGCTCTGGCAGCAGAGCTGTGTTTCAGGCCGGCTCGGACCCCTGCACCATCTGGCTTTCAAAGAACCACGAGGTCAGCGTGGGAATGACAGGGTGAAGGCTTCCTGGGTCTAAACACAGTGTGCAGGTGATGGAGCGGTGGTGTGGGACGGTTCCAGGGCGTCTTTAACCTTCCGCAACCTCAACGACAGCtgtcatcagctgctgctttacTGCGTCGTTCACATGcattctcctcttttctcctccctgcAGGTGAGGAGCAGGTGAGACAATCATCATCTCCACCTCCCTTCCCCGTCCCTCACTTTTTTCCCACAAGGCCTGGCTGCACTGAGGTATGTGAAAATGATCTGACAGCTGTTGAATTCTCTCATCGTGCTTCAAAGTGATGTAATGACAGAGTCCAGTGAGCACGCTCCGAGGTTTAGACCTTTGGTTGCATCACTTCCCGTTAATGAAGAAATGACTGGCCGGTAGTCGGCGTGAGAAAATGTCACGTGATGCGTGTGGATCCTCATCACGAGGGGAAACGTTAAAGCTCCAGTTCAAGACGCACAGTTCTCGCGTGAGTAAGACTCAAGAGACTCATGAGGCTCAAACCTTCATAAAAACAGACTCAGGGTcaggaaagtgaagccagagcaCAAGTGACCTGTCTTCTGTGTggtgaccagcagggggcgagcAGGTTGTTCATGTCAGTTTGACTACAGACGAACTAACAAACTTTGTTTCATACAGATTTAATGCAGACGAGGAAATCCAGTGATTGATTGGAGCTGCACCTGAAATCATGAAATCATGAAATCCACAGAATGACAGTTTAACGTCTCCGAGGTTGAAAGTTGAATTCTGTTGTTTCCACGTGTGGACGTCTCCGTCTCCGTCtcaatgaaatgtaaaatatgtgcaCTGTCCCTCAGCACGACGAGTCTCAGCTCGTCAAACAATGATCTTTACATGAAGGGATGGGAGCCCCTCTTAccgccccccccgccccccagCCCTGAACTCCCTCACCTGGCCCCCTGcatacctcacacacacacacacacacacacacacacacacacacacacacacacacacacacacacacacacacacacacacgcagagacaaAGAACGCTGTGTCTCAGCCATGAGACGAGGGACGTAGAGTCCTCACAGTGTTGTGTCCTTTCACACAGTTGTGATCATATTTGACTCTGTTGTGTGTCGGTGAGTTTTTGTGTTGGTCACTTCAGCAGCTTTGTTTCTAAAAGCTTCTTTGTCACTTCTGtcctttaaagctgcactgtgAGTGTAacggagcaacagcgccctctacaGCCACACGTGGagccacatacacactcactgaaACATGGACTCCGTTTCATCAAACTGTTCTTTGCTGCAGGATTTTaaagtttctctgaactttacCTCTGACCGTTTCCACGTCTAATCACGTCTCATCGGTCTCGATCCCCTGCTCTCgtttgtcctctctctctcttccctatCTTTCCATCTTGTCTCTTTGTCCGTCCTGAGAAACCGCCCCGCTCGtccctttgtcctgtttcaGACGCCGGAGGACTtcaaagaagcagagagagatgcatgaagggaaagagagagagagagacgatggAAGGAAAGCAgacaggatggagagagagagagagagtgaatggGTCACAAAGAGGGAAGATGTATTAAATATCACTTATGATTAAATATCACTTAGCTGaacaatagaaatgtaattttattagatgtcaacatttttattaaaacagagAATTAACGTGTAGCAACAACGAGACctgtgttttacatttcattGACTTGTGGAGTCACATTAACCATCAAAGTTCAAACCAGAGAAATCAAACGATAAACGACCTTAAACTACGTTTTCACCTGATTTCACAAAAACGATGGAGGGACGTGATATGAGTCAGGAAAGACGTCACAACACCGAGACGCTGTCGGGCCTGTGAGTGTCCTGGTGTGAGGAGCGTGACTCTGGAGGTTTCCAACCTTTCACCTCGACGCTGACGCTGCAGCTGAATCCAGGGCGTCTGCAGACATCTTGATAAAAGTGTCTGACCTGCATCTGACACCTCAGGCTCTTTTATTCCAGGCAGGAGAGAGCACGGCGAGAAGGAGGGCCCCCATCAGGAGGAGACAAAGCAACGGGCATGTAGGTacctgcctcacacacacacacacacacacacacacactaccccCCCTCAGCTCCGTGTCGTCCTCTCTGATCCTGGACGAGGAGATGGAGCATGTGATGCTGCGAACAGACAATATTTACTGTTGTCGTCTGCTCGAGTGTAATTTCTGATGATAAGAGCTTCGAGTCAGACGGACGGATTTAGATTTGAGGACGTGACGGAGTTTGGATGATTTATTCTGACACTCTGCAGCTCTATCTGTCTCATCGTGTCCTCCGAGGTGTTTTCACTGTTGAGAGCACAAAGCT
This sequence is a window from Paralichthys olivaceus isolate ysfri-2021 chromosome 6, ASM2471397v2, whole genome shotgun sequence. Protein-coding genes within it:
- the rps21 gene encoding small ribosomal subunit protein eS21 yields the protein MQNDAGEFVDLYVPRKCSASNRIIGAKDHASIQMNIAEVDKVTGRFNGQFKTYAICGAIRRMGESDDSILRLARDDTIVAKNF